The Vidua chalybeata isolate OUT-0048 chromosome 6, bVidCha1 merged haplotype, whole genome shotgun sequence genome has a segment encoding these proteins:
- the SRP14 gene encoding signal recognition particle 14 kDa protein, with amino-acid sequence MVLLESEQFLTELTRLFQKCRTSGSVFITLKKYDGRTKPVPRKGHVESFEPADNKCLLRATDGKKKISTVVSSKEVNKFQMAYSNLLRANMDGLKKKDKKSKAKKSKATQ; translated from the exons atggtgctgctggagagcgAGCAG TTCCTGACGGAGCTTACCAGGCTCTTCCAAAAGTGCAGGACTTCCGGGAGCGTTTTCATAACGCTGAAGAAAT ACGATGGTCGAACAAAACCAGTTCCACGCAAAGGCCACGTAGAAAGTTTTGAACCAGCAGACAATAAGTGTCTCCTGAGAGCAACtgatggaaagaagaaaattagcaCAGTG GTGAGCTCAAAGGAAGTAAATAAATTCCAGATG GCATATTCAAATTTGCTAAGAGCTAACATGGATGGCTTGAagaagaaagacaagaaaagcaAGGCCAAGAAGAGTAAAGCAACACAGTGA